Proteins encoded within one genomic window of Suricata suricatta isolate VVHF042 chromosome 17, meerkat_22Aug2017_6uvM2_HiC, whole genome shotgun sequence:
- the CCL15 gene encoding C-C motif chemokine 15 translates to MKVLAAALPFLILATALGAQAQILQPKVAIHPHEPSIHLEGFHSPADCCTAYTSRKIRCAIMKDYFQTSSGCSQPGVIFLTKKGQRVCANPFDLGVQDCMRSLKSNLMTQT, encoded by the exons ATGAAGGTCCTCGCAGCTGCGCTCCCTTTCCTCATTCTTGCTACTGCCCTTGGAGCCCAGGCCCAGATCCTAC AACCCAAGGTGGCGATACATCCGCATGAACCCTCAATACATCTGGAAG GCTTTCACAGTCCCGCTGACTGCTGCACCGCCTACACTTCACGGAAAATCCGATGTGCAATCatgaaagattattttcaaaCAAGCAGTGGATGCTCCCAGCCAGGTGTCAT CTTCCTTACCAAGAAAGGGCAGCGTGTCTGTGCCAACCCCTTTGATTTGGGAGTTCAGGATTGCATGAGGTCCCTGAAGTCGAACCTAATGACACAGACCTGA